The genomic segment GTGGTTTCAAATGTGGTTAACTTATTATTACACAACCAAGGAACATGGAATGGTGGAACTCCTGCCGATTTAGAGGAGGATTATTATGCAGCATTTGAAGTAGCTGGAGTTGAAAATTATACTTCTTGTTCTTATAAATCCTTCTTATTGGCTGCAAACGAGGCTGATGTGGTGAATAGCTTTTCAAATATCTTCTTTAATGTAGCATGGACTTTTCCTGGTCTTACTAATGGAAATGTTGAAATTTTAAGTGACTTTATCGACAATGGTGGTAACTTATTTATAGCTGGTCAAGATATGGGCTGGGACACATGGGAATCAGGTGGAAACGGAACCGACGAAACAAAAGCATTTTATACTAATTATTTGAATGCAGACTATAAAGGCGACGGAAGTACCTCTAATAATAGCATCAACCCTAATACTGAAGACGAATTCTTTGGTGACTTAGGCACTTCTTCTATCGTTGATATTTATGGTGGAAATATGTATCCAGATGAGATTGACCCCATTGGAACTGGTGAGCAAATCATCTATTATAACGGTGGAACAAGTAAAGGTGCTGGTGTAAGATCTATGACAGGCTCAGCAAAAGTGGTTTATTTAGGTTTTGACCCAAGCATGGTCACTGATGTTGATGTTAGAAACGATATCATTGTTAAAACTTTTGACTGGTTTATGAATGGTGTCGGATTTGAAGAAATGAATCAAACTGCTATCAATATTTATCCTAACCCATTCAAAGACCAATTGAATATCAATATGACTCTTGATGGAAAAACTCAAGTTGATTTGGTTAATGTATTAGGTGCTACTGTTTATTCTCAAGAATTCAATACCCCAAATATTAGCATGAATACTAAAAACTTAGAAAATGGTGTTTATATTCTAGTTGTTAAAAATGCTGGTCAACAATATACTCAACAAGTAATGATTCAGAGATAATACAGATGACTTATCAAAATGGCTTAAGGCACTTTTTGACTTACATTTGGTATCATTCTGAAAATATAGACTCTTAAGAGGAGGCCTAATTTGGAAACGCAGGGCAAGGAATTAATTTTTCTGCTTTGCGTTTTTTGTTTGCTCAAAATATTGGATAGTCAAATCGGTTCGATTGGTAAACATCCCATCTGAGTCAGCACCATACTGCAGCATTTGTAAACGAGTATCAAAAGAGTATGGGTGAATGAGAAAACCTTGACTTTTTATCCATTCTACATTTTGCTCGGTAAGCAAATCAGAATAATTATTTGGTGGACCTGCAATACTGGGCCCTATAATATGAGCTCCATTTTGCTTAGCAAAAGCCAAGTTTTCAAAATAGGTGATGCTATCATTTTTCATCATATTATCATCTCCTAGCCACAACAAGAAAGTCATTGGAACGCTTCCCTTAAATATATGATTCAGCTTCACCAAACTTTCTGGAGAAAAGGTTTGTAAGATGACTTTCGCACTCGTATTCCCCATATTTACTTTTCCTTCTCGACTAACTAAAGTATCAGAATCTGATTTCGTGCGCACATTCCAATTTAATCTAGACAGTTCTTGATATAAATCCTCCTCTATTCCCTGAAAAAGCTGGGGTTCTTTGATTTCTATATAAACCCCGGGTCTATGACCTGAATCTTCTTCATCCTTCACATAAAAGAAACGATAATGTATTACTCCTTCCTCTTCTATTATTTCATAGATTCTATTTCCCAATGAATCTTTAGCAATTCTATATCCTTCTGCAATTCTAATTGCATCCTCTAAAGTTGAAACTCCTTGACTTCCTCCAACATAAATGTTTTCACCTTCAAACAATACTTTCTCGCCTTCAGAATTGAAATAGAAAGCAGGTTTGTCCGTCTTCTTCAAATAAATCTCAGATGAATAATAATCTGTCCCTACTTGCGAAGCGCTCTCATAAAACCAAGCACCAGCATCCAAGCTCATCAATTCTTCAAAAGCGAAATATGAGGAGGGCCTTTCAGATAATTCTGGATAAATATTTTCAATATTGGTGGTTCGAGTTAGCAAGTCATCATGTAATGCAAGTAATACACCATCTTTTGTCCTTTGCACATCCACTTCTAAATAATCGGCCCCAATATCTCTAGCCCAGCGGTAAGCCATTTCTGTTTCTTCAGGGGCCCAATAGGTCGTTCCTCGGTGGGCAATCACTATATCTTTTGGAATAAATATTTTTTTCACTTCTTTCGAATCACTATTATATTTCTCTTCTACTAAACTTAAGACAAAGGACATAACGAATCCCACTATCAAAAACAATAGCAAAAGTGCAAGGTAAGAAAACCAATTTTTTCTCATTATTTCGATGGTTTTATGGTAAATAGTAAAAGAAAAATAGAAATGATGGCAGCAGCTATCAACACATAGAATCCACCGTCCCAACCATATAAATCAACAATATGACCCATGGCAATATTAGCAAATAGTGCACCACCTAAATATCCAAAAAGACCGGTAAATCCGGCGGCAGTTCCGGCGGCTTTTTTAGGCGCTAAATCTAAAGCATGAACTCCAATCAACATAACGGGGCCATAAACCAAAAATCCAATAGCGATTAAAGAAATATTGATAAGCATTAAGCTAGAAGAGAACCAATAAACGAAAACAAATATCAGCACAAAAAACATATAAATAATACTCACCTGAGCTCTTTGCCCTTTAAAAGCTTTATCACTTAACCAACCAGCTAACAATGTTCCTGGAATCCCTGCCCATTCGTATAAAAAATAAGCCCAACCACTTGTGGTGATATCCAAACCTTTGGTTTCCGAGAGGTAGGTTGGTGCCCAATCGAGCACGCCATAACGAATGAGATAAACAAAGGCATTAGCTATAGCGATAGCCCAAAGCATCCTGTTTTTTAAAACATAAGTGATAAAGATATCTTTGGCTTTTAATTCCTGCTCTGACTTCTCTTGATCATAATTTTCAGGATAATCATTTTTCCATTTCTCAATACTAGGCAAACCACAGCTTTGAGGGGTGTCTTCCATTAAATAGTAAACTAAAATCGCAATAACAAAAGCTATGATAGCCGGAAAATATAAAGCACTGTGCCAATCATTAAATATAGCCAAACCCAAAATAGCCAGAGGGCCAATGAGACCTCCACCCACATTATGAGCCACATTCCAAATAGACATTTTTGTTCCACGCTCTTTATTGGAAAACCAATGAACCATTATCCTTCCACAAGCCGGCCATCCCATTCCTTGAAACCATCCATTTAGAAATAGTAGAACAAACATAATAACAACTGAACTGGTAAAGAAAGGAATCAGCCCCATGACCATCATCGTCACAGCTGACAATATCAAACCTAAACTCAAAAATACTTTTGGATTACTCCTGTCACTCACACTTCCCATTACAAACTTACTGATTCCATAGGCAATACTAATAGCCGACAAGGCCCAACCCAATTGCGCTTTGGTATAGCCCTCCTCTATTAGATCGGGCATGATTAAAGAAAAGTTCTTTCTAACAAGATAATAGGCTGCATAGCCCAAGAATATTCCTAGAAATACTCGCAAGCGCATGATTTTATAATCTTCATCTGCTTGCTGGGCTTCTTTTAAAGGCTGGGCAGGTTTTGTCTTTAGAAATCCAATCATAATTATTATTTGATTTTTTCTAGCATGAATATCGATACGAATATTTAGTATCGCGAATTTAATTGAATTTCTAGAAATTAAAAGCAATGATATTCAACCAATATAGCATTAAAAACTTCCACATCAGATAACGTACATGTATATATTTATTTCACTACCTTAGCACATTATATCCTAAGCACATTATTATGAAAAAGTTATTCTTTTTATTTGGCATCCTATTTTTCTCTATTCCTTCATTCTCTCAAGATGCAGATTATACAATCATCAGAAGTGAGATGGAAAATTACTTTAGCGGAAACCTTAATAACAACAGCTATTACAGCCCTCGAAAAATGGAGATTGACCATGTGAAAAATCTTGAAGATGGTAAAATGATTTATTCTTATGCCTCGGCCTATCTATTTGATCAAGATGAATTTAATACCATATATCCCAATACTAATATTTTTGGGGATTCTGCTTTTGTTGATGCAGAAGGGAATACCACCTTTTATAATTGTAGAGACAAACAACTTACTTTCAACAAATATAATGGCGAAGCTGAAGAGTGGATAATCTATGAAGAAGATGGTATTAAATTAATGGGTAGCTACCAAAGTCCCTCCTATGAAGAAATCATGGAAGGCGTTTCTGATAGGGCAGCCATCATCCAGTTGCAGGTTATCGATAATGACGGATTAATAATAGACGACCATTATTATCATGGAAAAGAAGTAATCATCAGTAAAAATTATGGAATAGGTGATCATTTTCAAATCAATGAATTCGATGGCCTACTATCCTCTCATTACGCTTCTGATTTCCATTTGATAGGTATAGAGAAAGGTGATGAAATAATGGGAATGAATAATTATTATAGTGATTTAATTTCAGGCTTAGAGATTGGAAATGAAGTTCATTCTACCATTGAAAATTCTGACAACCAAATCATCAATAGAATTAAAAGAGTGATTCAGAAAGAAATAGGCTATTCCGATTTTATCTACACCTTCCAAATTTGTGATTATTATCCTCTTGAAGACACTATAATTTCCCATGAAACAACAGAAACCTATCTTTATCTGATGGATTTGAGAGAAAGTATTCCAGCACTAGATCCAGATGACAATAATTCCTATTGGGCCATTAATTATTTCTTCAAAAACAATTGGGAAAGTACCAATAATAGATATTTTGAATATCAAATTTGGGAAAGTGAAGAAACCGAAATGATAAACCAAAGAGTGGTCTGGTCTTTTGACACTTGGGGACCATTGGGCATGGGGGCTTTTGCAAAACATCAATTTATTGAGAATATTGGCAGCACTTGCTCCTACCAAGGTGAATATCTTATGGCGGATGAAATACAGTATTATAAAACCGAAACAGAAGAATGGGGAATACCATTCACCCTTGAATGCATCAATTCGACCGGTCTTATCGAAAATCAAGTGGAGCCAATTAATATCTACCCAAACCCAGCGGAGGATCGTATCGAAATTAATTGCGGCGAAACTCAAATTACTAAAGTCTCCCTATTTAATTTTCAAGGAAAAAAAGTAATGGAGCGAGTTATTAATAGTCAAGCTAGCGATTTGAGTTTTGATATTTCGAATCTAGAAAATGGCGTTTATTTAGTTGAGATAATGAGCCAAAATGGAACCATCAGTCAACATAAAATCATTAAAAGTAAACTATTCAAATAATTATTTACATTGAATCTACGAAATGAAAAATTACATCGAAAAACAATAAATGCTGTTTATTGACTAAGTAAATTAAAAATGTAATTACCAAAACTAACGTACAATATTATATTTTTAATTAATTTAGCATATAGTACCCTAAGCACATAATTATGAAAAAATTGGTTCTTCTAATCTTTATTATTGTAATCTCCTTACCGTCATTTTCACAAGTTTCAGACTATACCATCATCAGAAGTGATATAATAAGTTACTTTAGTGAATTTGTAATGGATTACAAAATCTACAACCCTAGAAAAATGGTCATTGAGAAGGAAAAAATGGTAGAGAACGGGAAAATGTTCTATTCTTATCCCTATGCATACCAATATGACCGAAATCCAAATATAACAATATACCCATATACTAATATTTTTGGAGATTCTGCATTCGTTGACTTGCAAGGTAATACTACTTTTTATAATTGTCGAGAAAAAGTAATTACACTAAACATGTATTCTCGTCAATCTGAAGAATGGATAATATATGAAAATGATGAGGATGAAGCTATACTAATCGGCAAATACCAAACTCCTATTTATATTGAAATTATGGATGGAGTTTGGGACAGTGTAGTTATTATCAGTTTAAAAGTAGAAGATTTCAATGGAAATATTCTAGAAGAGAGTTATTACCATAATAAAGAAATAATTATTAGTAAAAATTATGGCATTACTAAACACCTTCAGATTAATGAACTTGATGGTCTATCACAGCATGAAATCAATTACCCTTTTCATTTAATTGGAATTGAGAAAGGTGATGAAACTCATGGATTTTATAATTACTATAAAGATTTGATACGAGGATTAGAAATAGGAAATGAAGTACATTCCGAAATTGAAATCTCAAATAATAAAATTGTCAATAGAATAAAAAGGGTCATTCAAAAAGAAATAGGCTATTCTGACATTATCTACTCATTCCGAATATGTGACTATTATCCTGCTACAGACAGCAACATTCAATATGAAACAACAGAATCATATCCATATTTAATAGAATTACGAGAAAGCATCCCCACATTAAATCAAGATGAGACAAACTCTTATTGGGATTTTAATTATTTCTTTAAAATTGGTTGGAATCAAACAAATAAAAAGTATTTCCAGTATCAAATATGGGAAACTCAAAATGCAGATACCATTAGTGGACGAATAGTCTGGTTTTTCGAAACTATGGATAATTCAGGTTCAGCAACAACTCCTGCTGGCTATCATTTCATAGAGAATATAGGTAAGACATGTGTCTTTAAAGGAGGTTTTTTAATGGCTGATAAAATAAAATACTACAAAACTGAGACTGAAGAATGGGGAACACCATTCTCTCATGATTGCCTAAATGCATCTGGTGTTGATGATAAACAACTAAATCGAATTAATATCTACCCAAACCCCGCAGAGGATCGCATCGAAATTAGTTTTGGAGAAAGTCAAATGATTAGTGCTTCTATCATTAATATTCAAGGACAAAAAGTGGTAGAGCGAGTTTTTAATAGTCAAGCTAGCGATTTGAGTTTTGATATTTCGAATCTAGAAAATGGCGTTTATTTAGTTGAGATAATGAGCCAAAATGGAACCATCAGTCAACATAAAATCATTAAAAAATAGAGCTTAAACTATAGTTTGATAAACTTTTCTGAATAGATAAATTGATCAGAACTCAGCTTTATAAAATACAAGCCAATGGATAAATCGTGTATATCTATTCTACCATCTTCCATATCTTGAAATTCAAGAACCACTTCTCCTTTGATATTATAAATAGATATAGAATCGATTTGTTTGAGGTCGATAAATAGCAAATCTTTCGCTGGATTAGGAGATAGCAATAGTTTTTTTGAGGATGCTAATTCAGAAATATCATTTGCAAAATCGGAGAATAGCCAAAGGTAAGCCTCCTCAAATTCTGAGCGCCAAAAGGCCTCATTATGACCTTGATTTGACACCACTTTTGAGACTAATTTAGATTCACTAAAACCATAACTGATCAGATTATCGTGCATGGTCTCCATATCATTGACCATACTCGCTCCTTCTAACGCTCCAACCAATTGAAAAATCCTTTGGTTTTGAGGATTGGCATTTTCCGCAGTGAATGTCCAAACACTATCCGAATACCAATAGCTGGGACTAAACAAACCCGCTTTAGTGAAAACATCAGAATGCTCAAAAACTCCAAACTGAGAAATCAATCCTCCTAAGGAGCTTCCCATAATTCCTGTACTTTCTTTATTTGGTAGGGTCCGGTAATTTTCATCCACATAAGGCTTTAAGGTTTCTACAACGAACTCCATATATTCTCGTCCTTCCCCACCACCATATTGACTGTTTACCCAAGCAGAGTATTCATCTAATCGATGGCCTCCTCCATTATCTATTCCAATAACAATAGGCACTTGATAACCTTGACTCGCCAATTCATTTAAAGTCTCATCCACTTCCCATTCTCCGCTAAAAGAAGTAAAGCTATCGAATAGATTTTGTCCATCATGCATATATAATACTGGATATCTCATCTGACTTTCTTCATAACCTGGAGGAAGGTAAAGCCAAACTCTTCTGTTTCTATCTAGTTGGGGCATATAAAAATCCTCTGATAATATGCTTACATTTTCTGTAGCTGTAGAACCTCCTCCTCCACTTCCGCCATCGGCCCAAGTGGCAATTTGAAAGCTGATGGTTTCATTATTTCCATAGGTAAACTGACGATTTCCCATTTCTTGGCCATTTTCATCTTTCTCTACTGTTCCCCAATCGCCACGGGTAAATTTAAATTCTAGTAATGTTCCTTCTGATTGTTCTTCTAATATAATTTGAAATTTCCCATCAGCATTCTTCTCTAGTTTGAAGTTTTCATCTCCAGGGTTCCAGCCATTCATATTTCCAGCAATATAAATAAAATCCTGCTCTGGGGTATTATCAGGTATAGTCTCTATAACGAATGTGACTTGAGCTATGGAGACCAAGGAAATCCCAAGCAACCATAGAGTAAATATTTTTTTTTTCATACTTTAAGTCTATATTATATCAGTATTTAAAAAGCTTAATTAACATTATATTCATGATACAATCTCAACCACAAGGCATATGGTAAATCCCATGACCAAAATGTAGAATTCACTTCTGCAGTTATATCATTATGATGCATTAAGAGCGGGAACTCAGTAAAATATTTAAAATCTTCTTTAGCTAAAGCAATGAGCATTTCTAATGCCTTTTCTTTAGCCTTTTCGTTTTTTTCGTTTAAAGATAATTCCCGAATTAATTTTGCCATCTCAGAATAATAAACCTGAGATTTGATACTTTTGATTTTATCAGTAGATTTACTTTTAATCCCACAATCACAATTATCCATATCAATTTGTCCAATATAAAATAGCCATGGAGCCCTGTTGTTAAATACCCAATAATCAGAATTATTAACAATCTTATTCGATTTTATACTTAAACATAATTCTTTTGCCTCAGCAGGAGCAAATTTATATAAAAACAAATAAGCATGAATATTTGATATTAGATCCAACGGATTATTTTTCTCACCAACCTCTGGAAAGCCTTTTAGTCCATCTTTTCGAAACCAAGTATAATACAATCCATTCTCACTTTTATATTGTTTTAATGTGTCTAAGACTGATTGTATTAAAGAAGAATCGACATCAAAGCAAGTCCACCAAAACAAACTCGTAACATCCAAATCCTCAGGCAGATTCACATATCTTTTATAATACTTCAAAAGACCACTCTTACTATCCACCTGTGGCTTCACATATTGATACACATTTGAAATTAACGATGATACATCAAATTCATTAGAGAGAGGCTTAATCAAATTTGAAATTAGCATTCCAGTATATACCTCTAATTCATGACATAGGTTTCTGGGTATTGTATCAAAATTATAATCCTCCCTCCAGGTCCCGCATTTTAGCTGGCTTTATTGGAGTTTTTCAAATGCTTTATCGGCTAGATTTCCTAACTTATTTTGAGCATTCAATTTAGAACAGAATACAAATAACATACTAAATAGTAATGTTAAAAATGCGATTTTTCTTGCCAAATCTTTCATAATAAAGTTTTAAGTAATACTTCGAAAATCATATAAGAGCCGAAAATTAAATAAATGAATCGATATAAAGCTCTTAGTTTAGATACAACTTTAAAACCTAAATAATAACTCCTTATGTACACAATAATTGCAATAATAACAATTGCAGTGACTGTATTAGCCCAGATCAACATTGATAAATCAAGATTATCAATCAAGAAGTACAACATCGAATGTCCAAAGGTAAAAAATATTAATGCTGCATTTAAACTTGTTTTTTTTCCAAGTATTACAACATTAGTTCCAACACCGTTTATTCTATCTCCTTCATTATCCTGCAATTCCTGAATTAAATGCCCCCCTGCCAAAAAGAACCCTATGATAAACCCTATAAATATAGATAAACTTGAGATATCTCCAAAAATAGAAACGCCTAATTGAAAAGAAAACACACCTCCTAAAATATGTAGAAATGAAGAATATGTTGGTATTCCTTTTCCATGGTAACTCTGCCAAGAAGCAGAATATAAAAAACTTAATATTACCAAAACGATTCCAACAAACACAGAAGTGTAGGATAAGAAACTCAAAAAAACGAAAGCTCCAAAACCTGAAATGACGGATAATATCAATATGGCCTTTCGTGAAACCATATCAGCTCTAGACCTTTTGTTTTGATCTTTTAAATCTCTAGGATAATCAAACCAATCATTAATAGCGAACACGTGTACCGCAAGCAAGTATACGGCTACGATTGAAAACGCCAACTTAAATAGATTAACCTCCAAACCAACTTCTGATAAAAAAAACAATAAACCATCAATAGGAGAGGCTGCAAATACAGCGGAATCGATAAACCTTATTATTTTTATAACTTGAATAAACATAATTATCAAACATTCCTTATAAATTTGGTCAAGGGCCATCGATAGTTCATATGACTGTGTCAGCATTCCAGTTTTTCGAGCCACTCCAAAGTAAGCTTTCTAACCCAAATTCCAAACATTTTCAAGGGAATTTAATTGTTTATAATCACATACTAATGCTAAAAAATATTCTTTTTCCATTTACTATATCAAAAGCGTCAAACCTTTATTCATATATTTACCAAAATAATAATGCGAATGGACTATTTAGACCTCATCATAAATTTCACCCCCACTGGTATGATTCCTACCAAACAAAGCAATAGGAATGCCCCAATTTCAATTACGGAAATTATTGAAGATACACACCGAGCCTATGAGATTGGAATTAGCATGGTTCACATACATGCTCGCGAATACATATCAGGTGAACCTAGTTTTAAAAGTGAAATCTATGCTAAAATTATTGAAGGAATAAGAAAAATAAGTCCTGAACTAATTATATGCGCTTCTTTGAGTGGAAGAAATCATAAAGCTTTTGAACAAAGAGCTGAAGTTTTATCCTTAGATGGGAATTTAAAACCAGACATGGGAAGTTTAACATTAAGCTCCTTAAATTTTAGCCAAACAGAAAGCATGAATTCTCCGGAAATGATTCAAAATCTCGCGTTGGAAATGCAGAAAAAGAAAATACTTCCTGAACTTGAAGCCTTTGATTTGGGTATGGTTAACTACGCCAAATATTTAGAGCAAAAAGGACTTTTAGGGAATGCTCATTATTTTAATATCATATTAGGAAATATTGCAGGTGCGCAATCAGATTTATTGCATTCAGGCCTATTGATTAATAGCCTACCAAAGCATTCATTATGGAGTTTGGGAGGAATTGGGAATACACAATTACCCATGAATGCGCTTTCTATAGCTATGGGAGGAGGAGTTAGAGTTGGATTAGAGGATAACAATTGGTTTGATTGTGATAAGAAGACTTTAGCCACAAATATAGATTTATTGTCACGAATTCATTCTTTGGCAAAAATCCATCAAAGGAAGTTAATGACTTCTAAAAAACTTAGAGAATTATTAAATTTGGAAAGAGGATTTGGAGCTTACGGGCTTCAATCTTAAGAAAACAAAGAAGCAATGAGAATGATTAGAAATCTAATACTTAGGGCTAGACACAAAAAAGTCAAATTTTACAATATTAGTCTTACTGAAATACAAGATGATGTGGAGATTGGGGAAGGTAGTAGAATAGGATCCTTCACCTTAATTCAATCAGGGGCTAAAATTGGGAAAAACTGTACGATTGGTTCTTTTTGTAATATTTGTGGGGATGTGGAAATAGGTGATAATGTCTCTATTCAAACAGGATGCCATATTACTAGAGGAGTCAAAATAGATTCTGATACTTTCATAGGCCCTGGAGTGGTGACAATGAATGATAAGTATATGAATGATATTATTAGTCCACCAAGTATTGGTAGTCATACGAGAGTTGGAGGCGGAAGCTGTATCTTACCTGATTTACATATTGGAAAGAATGTTTTAATAGGCTCGGGATGTGTAGTTACCAAAAGCATTGCTGATGGTGAAAGAGTTTATGGCAATCCTGCTAAATCAGCCATTAAAAAAGCAAATAACTAGCACAAACAATACTGAAGTATTTTTTTACTTTACTTTCAGCAAATCATAAACAACACGAAACGGAAAAGTAAGGCCAAGCCCAATACGGTATGACCAGGATTTACTGATAGCCTCAATCCTGTCCTCTTTATTTTTTATTATTGCTAATCGATACTCCAGCAATTGGGCTTGTGTTCTAATTTCACTTCTAAGTTTCTTAAGTTCTGCGACCGAACTGATTCTTACTAATTCTTCTCTATGCAACTCCTTTAACTGATTAACCTTCTGTTCAAAAAGCGTAATTCTCAAACTTTTGTATTCTCTAATTACCCTAGCATCCTCCATTTTTTCAAAGTCAGATAGTGGTTCCGAAGATTCGATTACAGATTGATACATAGGAATCAAGGCATCCATAAACTGAGTAACTGATGCATCATTACGAATTTTCTCAGAAAGAACTTTATTCTCCTCTACATTATACTTTCTTATTTCCTCTCTAAGCAAATGAACATCATTCTGCTTCGTCATCGTTTTCATGCCAAAGTTCAGTCGCCTACATTGATCATAATTCTCACTAGTAACCATGCCGCCTAGTCCTCGGAAATCACTAATAATAACAGCAGCTCCACTTGACAAAGCTTCGATTGCTGCTTTTGCTTTTGCAAAAATAAGGTCATAATTATTCAATACCATCTCAGGATTAGAAAGAGATTCACCCAAGCCTGAGCCAATACCATCAAGCTCTATTCCTTCTGCTAAACATGCTTCTTGAATATTCCTGAAATGATTATCACTTGTAGCATAATTACTAAAAACCAGTGCTCTTAATGGTTTCTTCTTAAACTGGATCCTTCTTTTAAAACGATCAGTATCAACCCAATTATACAAAACTCCTGTCTTTTCCTTTTCAATTCTATTGTCAATCAATAGCCTATCTAGGCAATTATAATCTACGGCCATATATTTTCGTATTCCAAAATATCTAGGTGGGTGATCAACTAGGTGGATTCTATCGTGCTGGAAATAAACCACAGGAACATCTGGAAATCGACAAATGGCCTCCATTGTTGATATATAGTGATGAGCATGAATAAGATCTGGCTTAATCAACAATTTATCTATATCATCAACCACATTTATGCCCGCATTTCTAATGGCCTTAGACGTCTCACCTATAACTGGTGAAAAAACTTCAACATCAACCCCTCGATCCAATAAATTAATTGCTAAATCTCGAATATATACTTCTGTCCCAGTTAGATTTGCAAGCCAAATATTTACTAATAAGATATTCATATGCTGATTTTAAGGGAAATTTCCGATGTAAAT from the Lentimicrobium sp. L6 genome contains:
- a CDS encoding glycosyltransferase family 4 protein, whose protein sequence is MNILLVNIWLANLTGTEVYIRDLAINLLDRGVDVEVFSPVIGETSKAIRNAGINVVDDIDKLLIKPDLIHAHHYISTMEAICRFPDVPVVYFQHDRIHLVDHPPRYFGIRKYMAVDYNCLDRLLIDNRIEKEKTGVLYNWVDTDRFKRRIQFKKKPLRALVFSNYATSDNHFRNIQEACLAEGIELDGIGSGLGESLSNPEMVLNNYDLIFAKAKAAIEALSSGAAVIISDFRGLGGMVTSENYDQCRRLNFGMKTMTKQNDVHLLREEIRKYNVEENKVLSEKIRNDASVTQFMDALIPMYQSVIESSEPLSDFEKMEDARVIREYKSLRITLFEQKVNQLKELHREELVRISSVAELKKLRSEIRTQAQLLEYRLAIIKNKEDRIEAISKSWSYRIGLGLTFPFRVVYDLLKVK
- a CDS encoding 3-keto-5-aminohexanoate cleavage protein, translating into MDYLDLIINFTPTGMIPTKQSNRNAPISITEIIEDTHRAYEIGISMVHIHAREYISGEPSFKSEIYAKIIEGIRKISPELIICASLSGRNHKAFEQRAEVLSLDGNLKPDMGSLTLSSLNFSQTESMNSPEMIQNLALEMQKKKILPELEAFDLGMVNYAKYLEQKGLLGNAHYFNIILGNIAGAQSDLLHSGLLINSLPKHSLWSLGGIGNTQLPMNALSIAMGGGVRVGLEDNNWFDCDKKTLATNIDLLSRIHSLAKIHQRKLMTSKKLRELLNLERGFGAYGLQS
- a CDS encoding acyltransferase; the encoded protein is MIRNLILRARHKKVKFYNISLTEIQDDVEIGEGSRIGSFTLIQSGAKIGKNCTIGSFCNICGDVEIGDNVSIQTGCHITRGVKIDSDTFIGPGVVTMNDKYMNDIISPPSIGSHTRVGGGSCILPDLHIGKNVLIGSGCVVTKSIADGERVYGNPAKSAIKKANN
- a CDS encoding UbiA family prenyltransferase; this translates as MARKTGMLTQSYELSMALDQIYKECLIIMFIQVIKIIRFIDSAVFAASPIDGLLFFLSEVGLEVNLFKLAFSIVAVYLLAVHVFAINDWFDYPRDLKDQNKRSRADMVSRKAILILSVISGFGAFVFLSFLSYTSVFVGIVLVILSFLYSASWQSYHGKGIPTYSSFLHILGGVFSFQLGVSIFGDISSLSIFIGFIIGFFLAGGHLIQELQDNEGDRINGVGTNVVILGKKTSLNAALIFFTFGHSMLYFLIDNLDLSMLIWANTVTAIVIIAIIVYIRSYYLGFKVVSKLRALYRFIYLIFGSYMIFEVLLKTLL